A single Phoenix dactylifera cultivar Barhee BC4 chromosome 1, palm_55x_up_171113_PBpolish2nd_filt_p, whole genome shotgun sequence DNA region contains:
- the LOC103716126 gene encoding glycine-rich protein 5-like, with translation MARMLSMSDGNDRGSNSLSSPFSGIPSMLFVAAAVISIMAMVVFNCGRRPKRPKPSNNVVYYGSGGVPRTGGTSSGVQTKRSSAGVGLAVGAAVAVLAAVSGGGGGASGGGCGGGGGGGGGGGGCGGGG, from the coding sequence ATGGCTAGGATGCTAAGCATGTCGGATGGCAATGACCGTGGAAGCAATTCTCTGTCTTCTCCATTCTCGGGAATACCTTCCATGCTTTTCGTGGCTGCCGCGGTAATCTCTATCATGGCTATGGTCGTCTTCAATTGTGGCCGGCGCCCAAAGAGGCCTAAGCCAAGCAACAACGTCGTGTATTATGGTAGCGGGGGCGTTCCAAGAACAGGAGGCACCAGCAGTGGTGTTCAAACAAAGAGAAGTAGTGCAGGAGTCGGGCTTGCTGTTGGTGCCGCCGTTGCTGTCCTAGCCGCTgttagcggcggcggcggcggtgctaGTGGTGGAGGTTGTGGCGGTGGtggcggtggcggcggcggcggcggcggttgcGGTGGTGGTGGTTAG